Proteins encoded by one window of Lathyrus oleraceus cultivar Zhongwan6 chromosome 1, CAAS_Psat_ZW6_1.0, whole genome shotgun sequence:
- the LOC127108524 gene encoding uncharacterized protein LOC127108524, which translates to MGIFLDLIEMLAEFDPIVQENVSRITNDNVHVHFLGHKIQNELILLLDSTIKNEIIRKIKQAKYFSVILDCTLSVSHQEQMSLIIRYMSVSSNSVSVEESFLRFLNVNDTTGQELFDVLQDELKNLDLDIFDVRGQGYDNESNNVKWLTPKSLLSTRWESHVDSVKAIKTQMSDFREALLEVSEKDLDSNIRSIAKSLATNELGDFEFLISIIIWFEILSAINVVSKLLQSRGMIIDVTIETITWLILFFKEYREIGFINALNYATKFVLELNIDPVFPQMRIIRRKMHFDENLNTPPIKLFEEEFFRVNYYFYLVDQAIVSLNKIFEQYQQYQSVFGFLLTSQNLQSLDNATLESCCSHFEETLKHNEQCDIDGKELCVELRLLRDILLVGNIGPIDILRFLKVASAEISFSKLLLKSSLRSTMLQERLNGLTLIAIENDLLDNIQYEDLIEDFASKNARRETLF; encoded by the exons ATGGGAATTTTTTTAGACTTAATTGAAATGTTAGCTGAGTTTGATCCAATTGTCCAAGAAAATGTTAGTAGGATTACAAATGATAATGTTCATGTTCACTTTCTTGGGCATAAAATTCAAAACGAGTTAATACTTTTGCTTGATTCtacaattaaaaatgaaattattagaaaaaTTAAACAAGCAAAGTATTTCTCTGTGATACTTGATTGTACTCTTAGCGTTAGTCACCAAGAACAAATGTCTTTGATAATACGATATATGAGTGTTTCTTCAAATTCTGTTAGTGTTGAAGAATCTTTTTTACGATTTTTGAATGTGAATGATACAACTGGTCAAGAGCTTTTTGATGTTTTACAAGATGAATTAAAAAATCTTGATCTCGACATATTTGATGTGCGGGGACAAGGTTATGATAATGAGTCAA ATAATGTAAAATGGTTGACTCCAAAATCATTGTTATCCACTCGTTGGGAGAGTCATGTAGATAGTGTCAAAGCTATTAAAACTCAAATGTCAGATTTTAGAGAAGCTTTGCTTGAAGTGTCAGAAAAGGATCTTGATTCTAACATTCGAAGTATAGCTAAATCCTTAGCAACAAATGAGCTTGGTGATTTTGAGTTTTTAATATCAATAATTATTTGGTTTGAAATATTATCCGCAATTAATGTAGTTAGCAAGCTCTTACAATCAAGGGGTATGATTATTGATGTTACTATAGAAACAATAACATggttgattttattttttaaggAATATAGAGAAATCGGTTTTATAAATGCCTTGAATTATGCTACAAAATTTGTCCTTGAATTGAATATTGATCCAGTATTTCCTCAAATGCGTATAATTCGAAGAAAAATGCATTTTGATGAGAATTTGAATACCCCACCAATTAAGCTATTTGAAGAGGAATTTTTTAGAgttaattattatttttatctTGTTGATCAAGCTATTGTATCTCTTAATAAGATATTTGAGCAATACCAACAATACCAAAGTGTTTTTGGTTTCTTATTAACTTCTCAAAATTTACAATCATTGGACAATGCAACTTTAGAGTCTTGTTGTAGTCATTTTGAAGAGACATTGAAACATAATGAACAATGTGATATTGATGGGAAAGAATTATGTGTGGAGTTAAGGTTATTAAGAGATATATTGCTTGTAGGAAATATTGGACCTATTGATATATTAAGATTTTTGAAAG TTGCCTCGGCAGAAATAAgtttttcaaaattgttgttgAAGTCTTCCTTGCGGTCTACCATGTTACAAGAAAGGCTTAATGGATTAACATTGATAGCAATTGAGAATGATTTGTTGGATAACATACAATATGAAGACTTGATTGAAGATTTTGCTTCAAAAAATGCTAGAAGAGAGACTCTTTTTTAA